The Harmonia axyridis chromosome 3, icHarAxyr1.1, whole genome shotgun sequence nucleotide sequence CCAAGATTATTGGTCAGATAAGAAAAAGGggaaatttcctttttaataCGAATGAGAATTTAAATGATGGTGAGCTGATTGTGGCGCGACGGCCTAAAAGCAGCAGGAATAAAAGTGGTAGGGATTACAGTGCATGTGCAAACTGTAAGGGATTTTTCTCAAAAGCCACCCTTCGAGTGCATTTCAGATCCTGCACAGGCATTGATTCCGACATTAAAAGATTGCCAAATTTGCTAAGTAAAAAAATCACATCAAGAATACATCCTATGGCATCAATAACTGTGAGAAATCATTTATTCCCACCGCTGAGGGAGGATGATGTATGTAGAGCAATCAGATATGATGAACTCATCATCATTTATGCTAACAAAATGGtggaaaaatatagagaacCGAGACATTTCCAAATGATAAGGCAGAGATTACGATTAATTGGTAATTTCCTCATTAAAATGAAGGCACTGAgtaaggaaataaataatttagccTCTATATATGACCCAAAATTTGTAGACATGGTTTTATCTGCTATAAATATGTGTGCCCGGTACACTGAAACTACGAACTGCTTCGAAGCTCCTTCGGTAGCGTTCAGTTTGGGCACACTGCTGAAGCAGATTGGCAATTTATTAATAACAGAGTGCATTAAAAACCACAAGGAAGAAATGCGAAAAAATgctaaatatttcttgaaagtttTCGCTCAAGAAGTGAACATAAATGTAAACAGAACTGTTGCTGAAACTCAACTGAAAATGAGTAGAACAAAAACAGTTATGCTACCCACAATGGGCGACATAAAAAAACTCAGCGACTATTTGACCAAGAAGAGAAAAGACGCCcttgagaaattgaaaatttgcttCTCGTCATTGGCCTGGATAGACTTAGCAGAGGCAACGCTAACGTCTATCCAGGTTTTCAATAGACGACGCGCTGGAGAAGTCGAGAGAATTAGCATTaccgaatttgaaaaatacgaaACGATTGAGAGAAGTAATAATGATCTATTTCAATCACTTTCAGAGAAATCAaaagaaattgcaaaaaaatatgttcGATTCACTATAAGGGGCAAGTTGAATCGGACGGTTCCTGTTCTATTGGATACTCATTTATGTGAGTGCatccaattaataataaaaaacagaacAAATATGAGGGTCCACAAGAGTAACCCTTATGTATTCGGTACACCAGGGTCGGATACAAAAAAGCATCCACATCTGAGTGCCTGCACTTTGATGAGGAAATTCTCTGAAGCTTGTGGTGCTGAGCACCCGACAAGACTACGTGGCACCAATTTGAGGAAACATATAGCCACTACGTGTATTACTTTgaatcttgaaaatcaagaCGTAGTGGATTTGTCGAACTTCATGGGCCATTCGGAGAAGATACACAAGGGCATTTATCGTCAGCCCATTATAAGTAGGGACATTTTGGGCATTTCACAACTCCTGCAAACAGCTcaaggagaaaatgaaaatgCAAGCAGTGATGACTCCGAAAATGAGGTTGTCAATGATGAAGAACCAATtcctacaaatgaaatcaattcaacaggAGGAACTCCAAATCTTAGTGGGGGGAATAGGAGGAATTCCAGCAAAGGTGAGATACATAATTACATTTCATTCGAACTGCTAATTGTAATCAATTCACCAAcctcaaaatagtttttttttcaaaaacatcttgaaatttcgactttactAATGTCATTTCCCgaagcaattttttttggtacgGCCGTGAACGTAAAATAGTGATTTCATcactatattttatattatagtaTTACCAATCGAAAACAAATCTACAGCTGAGCTCCAGCGAGGGCTCTCGTGaagtatattgaatttttccactCCAGATctaaaatataatatgaaagaacttgaatttcaacaattcatgtTCATTAGGACCAAGTGAATCACTACGGAGTGGAATAAATGtctcttaaaaaaattctcttgatatatcatacgatttatgtttgagaaaaaaaattgcttgtGTTGTTAGAGTAGAATCACTCTCGTCTTGAAAAGTTACTGAAACTTGTGTATTGTTTCAactcttttttccatttttatagCCCATACCCTATCTGGCACCCTCAAAAGAGTGAGGTGGACCCAAGAGGAGAAGGATGCTATTTTCCGTATTTTCGGAGAATATATGAATAGAAAAGCTCTACCTCCTTTGAAAGTGATACAAACAGTGATAAAAGAAACTCCTGTTCTTCAGAATCGCACGTCACCACAAATAAAGACATGGATTCACAATCAGCTGAAGGGCTccaagaagaaactttcattttcaaactgaatatttgtgatatttttaatttatacatAGTCATtcgtttttattcatatttatttattttttcatatatttatttacttttcaAGAAAGTTGTTTatgtttcttcattttcattcatttattttcatttatatttgttCGTTTTATTTAGAGATTTATTTATGTTcctttgaaattcatttatttgtattcttaagattttttcaaGATGGTGTTTCTTTCGAAACACTTCATTTACAattgaagtttattatttttcttaatcaAAAACCAAAGAAAAACCGAATATTTTATTGTCACCATATTTTTATGCCTTCAACTGGAAATTCCTAACTAGATATTACAGAAGAACTAGGTCGACTAGAAATTTGGAAATGGAGATTAGAATATTTATCATTCCTGGCTCTTTCGTACATATAGAGaagatatttaaatttgaaaagaattatgaTTCCCTTGACTTCCTCATTATTTAAAATACTTTACCCAATAATTTAACTTCACCTTATTTTTATGACCTTTAACTGGGAATACTCAAGTTCAATCAAGAAGTTACTGAGGAACTGGGTCGactagaaatttgaaaattgagattagaaTACTTTCTCAATCTAGGCTCTTTCGGTTATACAGAGgatcaaaaaaatgttcataacggCGACCCCCCCCCAATTTAAAGGCTAGGATCGCCCTTGTCATAAATGCAATTTCTGTAACGAAActacaatgaaatatattttcgaaaataaaataatcctcATATTAAGACCAATTCTGTTCACAATTTTCATCACTATTCGAAACGTCCTATgacgatatttcgaaaattctcaGCAGagttttgaataattatatgaCCCATATACAGTATTTGATTCCTTCATTCTAGTATTCACAGCCAAAATCTCATTCCACCAAATTTTTTTGCGTCGGAGTTATCGAGTTTTTTTCAGAGATGCTCGAAttgacaaattgaaatatctcaaaatcgGAAAATTTTGAGCACATGAGACGTCAAAATTAGCCTCATTCTAACCATGCTTCCTAAATCTGGAGTGAAATATAGGGTATTTCCTAATAAAAAACACAGGTTTTGTGCCTACCAcctgagacaccctgtatataagaatATATAGGGGGTGTCACACAAAAGCGGATTGGACGGTGACTATTGTTTTAAATTATATAGATACCCTATATTTTTTGGGGTATTTCAATTCCAGGAACATTCAGcatatttttacatattttttcacTCATTTTCCGTTCAACAGTTTTCCAAATATTTGTGATCTCGGCAAAATTCTATATTGTATGTATCAATCGCGTTATTTAAAATAgcgtattaatttgaataattttacagATTCTGGTCGTAGATTACGAATCTGGGACTCACGAAGTCTGTAATCCTGCTAGTTTTTCcgtaataaaattgtaaatttggTTTAATGAGGGTAAGGTTATTCATAATAATggatagttttcttgtattttcttAATTGGTTCTCGTTGTAAATTatgaattcctgaaaaaaaatctgttttcgTCAAAAACTAGGATTTATTAGTTTTGTTTACATCCGATGGAGGATATGATATTTCAAACGGAACAGCTGACAGAAACGATTGAAGCCGCCATGGGGTGTAAATATGAATACAATCGTCGTTTTGACAAAGAAAAAAGGCTTGAAATATGATTAATTCACCATATCTAACGAAAAACAATTGGGAAATTACAAGCAAAATATCTATTATTAACCTTCATTAAGCCaactttacaattttattttggaaaaactAGCAGGATTATAGCATTTTCGTCACCCAGATTTCAGATACGACATAACTCCGGACATATATTCATAGATTTTTCTTCAAACGACCTGACGAATGATCCTCTAGAGTTTTGTATCGAGGTTAGGAAATACCTTTTTCATCTGAACAGAACTAGGACAATTAAACATTCAGCAGGAAATTGAAACAAACGATGTTGAACAGATGTAGTTAAGAAcccatttattttattagcatatttttatGCGAAGAAATATAATACGGAGACGATCGAAAAATTCCGTGGAGTTCTTGACATAATACAGATTCCATATTAGGTATACTCATATCCACATTGCCTatggttctataaatatttcattgtcaaatttttaagtATTAATTCTCGAATATAACATGAGCGAAAATAtgaaactgaattttcattcaaagcaataaatatatttactctTGGAAAAAAGGTTACTTTCGAAATATGTAGTAACAAAAAATGCTATTcaaagaaagtgttgaaaatgCCTGCCACCCACTTCTTCGCACagcatttttgttgtttttgatatAGGTATATTATAATATCACATCTTTTTTCAAGagtgaaaatattaaaagttttgaatgaaaattcaggcTTCATATTTCAGATTATATTATAATCGATATTGAcaacttgaattgaatttgaatttcattgataaaacaACAACTCTACTTACATATccggattcagaatcgattgagcattcaaaagatatgaaaaaatattgtgaagtatattttacaagaaaaaatttctaCTTTCTAGAAAATCGGAAGTTCAAATGAGGAAACAAAGGCTGATAAATTGTCTGTAgaacttattttgaaaaccagtcaaatttgcagaaaaaaatttttgaaaaaactgtttttcctcaataagtTTACTCGccttggttcgatagtttttccaataacatatttgaatagTCTGTGGAATATACCATCATATTGATGGGACACGTTCCAATTTTGGTTGAAGGATAAGCAACAAAATCCAGTGATCTGCTTACGTGAAAAATGCGATAAGAGGAGGAATAGCATCGTCCATTTCATAAACCGACGTGGTGAAAACATTGATTTACAACATCTTTGATATTGCCGCTAATTGGAGAATTCGCTAGAAGTATTAAAGACATCTGGTGGCGGTCCCGAAATTCAACATTAAAAAGAGGTACATAAATATATCCCAATCATTTCTATGTCGACTCCGaggttaattttttattgttctcattatgcgatcagcttgaaatttggcgaGGAGCTTAGCATTGCTATTTTATATCaatacccaaaatctcaactccgtcaGTTCTGTGGTCACAgagtttctatggttctgatcaaGTGATCAACAAGATATTTGGCACGAAGCTTTATATGGTCATTCTACATCTGAATGCAAATTTCCCTCGCAAATGTGCCTGTggtttcgaaattaaaaaaatacaaaatttcgaacggccatatttacggaacccctattcaGATTCTGCTTATTAAACGAACTCAACtgcggcattcgagatccgaaccttcCCGGCAAATTTCGCGTACCTATATAAGTTCAAAAGTTATAGTGTATTAATTGTAGTGAGTCGAGCTAAATTGTTTGGACTATTCACTGCTGAGAACTCGGAAattgacattgtgacgaaataataaagcgaTAAACCTCGAGGCGAGCGCTCAAAACTGAATGGGATGGAGTTGGCCCCTTTTCATAAGTACAAATTTCGGAAATTAGTGTCCCTCGTCCATAAATTGATAACATATCTGAATAGAAGGAAGGAAGAAGATATGTTACGTCATTGAATATTTCGCGGGAAACTGATGTCTCCAAAAACACCATTAAATAGatgtatattcattttgatcGCGTATTTTTACGCGAAGTGAGATAATTCGAAGGCGATCGATAAACTGATAGATATGAAACAACTACATAGTTTTTAgagtttttccaatatttttccagatgaGGGTGAAGTTTTTGACATCAGTAATCATTCAGATTTATATGAATCCTGGCAGAGAGTCAAGATCAGAAGAATATTTtccacaaaaatattcaattcgtgAAGTTCGTTTATACCCAATATAAAAAATCCGAATTTTCTCATCCAGAATAGTATACATGTCTGAATGAAGATAAAAGTAGAATATTACATAGTGATTAAGCAATAAACCGAAGTCCCAGATGCTAACAGCCAACATTCAATAGCAGTACtcatatttttcgtattttttttttcagtggatTAATGAATGATGATCGAAAACTTGATggcaatgaaatatttataacaGTTCATCTGATATTATGGTAAACAGGGAAATGTTTATTCACAGTATACGTACTTGTCTTTTTTTGTCATGTGTTGTTAAGATCATTGCTGTTGAACTGTTTTATAAGGAAGTCATTTTTGGAATTCAatatcatagaaaaaattagatTTAGAATACGATACGCTAAATAAATTCCAAtcataattatgaaacaattGGGATATGTCATAATAAACGGGGAATCCAAATGGAACAGAAAAACCtttgttcatttattgaattaatttcagcCCGGAGGGAGTGGAAATATGTCTACGAAACGTTGGCAAAGTTAGAAAAGTGTTTCAGACACCGAAAGTCCTATCAACACTGTTAACCTATATACATGTACTTTGTTTCGTTATGACTTTTCAACTGATATTTCTTACTCgacttttcttcattttaagaGATTTTGAAAACGAATTGTGGAATAATGGGCGTTTCATGAAGGAAACGTGACtgcgaaaataaaatttctaaaaaactTTCCAACATAAAATAACTTTTTTAGGGTAGGTCTCGGAACTGGACATTACATGcaaaaattgatatataaaTTGACCAATAAAGAGTACATCAAGTTTGATGTTACCAAAGCTTTCTTAAACTTATATATGGTGAAATGAACCTATATACTATCGGATGTATACAATCTATCCATATGTACAAAATGTCTTGGAACTCAACGttagtcatatatatatatatatatatatatatatatatatatatatatatatatatatatatatatatattgaaactATTTTTACATTCACATTCCAATATTTgcagaaaaatttgttttgaaccCCTttggaaattttacagttcataTTCTAAGAAATCAGTCTGAGTAATATTTAACTCAAATAATCGGCTAATTCCAATAATAAAGTGACGTTTTTCGTTATATGTATATCAATTTCTATTAATacttcttttattattatttattattttcttatttattatttcttttatgattattttataattacttTTTATTGCACTTGCTCGATCTCCGATGAGCAGGACCGCCGTACCGGATATTTAGCCGGGGCGAAAATCatttaataaaacaataaacaaaaatgtttcCTTAGTGAAAATACAATTCGTtgttgtaaaataaaaaaattaccacgtgccgattttattgaaatcgaataggTGCTGCAACTAGTCATAATAATACAAATATATACTAAAATGCAACTGAGTAGTCTTTTTACTATAAAGTATAGAGCTTATAGAAgtatgaaatcgacaaaacgtcctttgaattgataaatttgacaaggtgattttggGTTACATccgaaattgaaaagatgtctTAGACTCTTAGAGGGATAACACGATTCCTTCAAAgctaattcaaataaattagaCAAATGAGGgctgcaaaattttattttgccaaaATACCTGCCAGCGGGCCTATTGACGAGACCTTTTACCTTTTCTACGAGTATAATAATCAGTTAAACTGGTAACAGAATATGTAGCAGAACAATTTGAAATGAACTAAACATTAATAAATGTTGAAAGACATTACGGGGATGAAAATAATTGTAATGACCAAATACACTCTATTTCTATTTGTTAGAAGTGTTTGCAATAGAGTAGAATTTCATAGGAGAGTCGCAGTTAATTTGTAATAAGATTGTCTGatctttagattttttttaacTTATATTTAAATAGTAAGAATCTTGTAATAATAATTGCCTTATTTTCTTTCTATTTTATCACTTTCAGTCTGTTTGAACTAATTACAATTAATTCACAGTTAGTTGTGTGAGTAGGAACGATACCAAAACAACTCACTCATTATTAAAATATTGAACTGACAcaggtgaaatttttgaattttcgaatCTCAGACATGTCATTAAGAATCAAATAGAAATATTCCATGATGATCTA carries:
- the LOC123676880 gene encoding uncharacterized protein LOC123676880, which gives rise to MFGLVHFPDQTYGIYSMKNISKKKGDNNACIVKHRGAKYEAVLITEKEKKEELRVLQDEMVGQLKSVKKSVSDNNFTDSKIGEKYVDMDRPSTSSINHKYVSSVVKKDEESSDEAIQEQREEQRILQDETLEQRESVEKSIGNNHSTDSKIGKKYVDMERPSTSSINHEYVSTVEGRDEQSSDEAIQEQREEQRILQEETLEQRESVEKSIGDNHSTDSKIGKKYVDMDRPSTSSINHEYVSTVEGRDEQSSDGAFQEKIIIEDILLNPRRSPEKSLVYEDFNDFSIGTEYVEINRSSTSLMKNFDDTVFSTVCGEEEDRYAEFQDNSTMEASDMNVDKNKQSIMQHHGIPVQVEPEDEIELSVYGDNSDDDSDYNLSTYSETQSDNSRDGSRSSTPCSFLSEMDLNIEEKTQPNESNNNSLSKSIQVHLSASLNEPGCDDENMMVTESRGRKGDKKANFCFYCHTKQQKISRHLENKHSGEEEVKKFIMLPKGNVERAKIIGQIRKRGNFLFNTNENLNDGELIVARRPKSSRNKSGRDYSACANCKGFFSKATLRVHFRSCTGIDSDIKRLPNLLSKKITSRIHPMASITVRNHLFPPLREDDVCRAIRYDELIIIYANKMVEKYREPRHFQMIRQRLRLIGNFLIKMKALSKEINNLASIYDPKFVDMVLSAINMCARYTETTNCFEAPSVAFSLGTLLKQIGNLLITECIKNHKEEMRKNAKYFLKVFAQEVNINVNRTVAETQLKMSRTKTVMLPTMGDIKKLSDYLTKKRKDALEKLKICFSSLAWIDLAEATLTSIQVFNRRRAGEVERISITEFEKYETIERSNNDLFQSLSEKSKEIAKKYVRFTIRGKLNRTVPVLLDTHLCECIQLIIKNRTNMRVHKSNPYVFGTPGSDTKKHPHLSACTLMRKFSEACGAEHPTRLRGTNLRKHIATTCITLNLENQDVVDLSNFMGHSEKIHKGIYRQPIISRDILGISQLLQTAQGENENASSDDSENEVVNDEEPIPTNEINSTGGTPNLSGGNRRNSSKAHTLSGTLKRVRWTQEEKDAIFRIFGEYMNRKALPPLKVIQTVIKETPVLQNRTSPQIKTWIHNQLKGSKKKLSFSN